The Branchiostoma lanceolatum isolate klBraLanc5 chromosome 5, klBraLanc5.hap2, whole genome shotgun sequence region CTCGACAAATACTCCCGCCGTTTTGTGCGGCGCCGGAATTATCCCGTCTAGTAGAAGCACGGATCACTTTTGGTGACACCGAGGCAGACCGGCCATTGTGGAGGGCTGTTGTTATCTTAGAGCTCCCGTTGAATGAGCGGCTGAGCGCACGGGGCTTTTCAGGAACTTTTGGCGGAGTTTTCTTCCTGGTCGGCTTGGGGGGAACGGCGGGGGGAgccctgttgtggttggacgaCCTCTGCAGCAGTGCATCATGGGAACCAGGAAGAGACTTGCTGTGGGGTCGCTGGGGTCGCGCCACGCTGTCGTCGAGCCGACGGTACGACAGGAGCTGGGGCTTGGGGGGAACtgtaaacaaacagaaaacacaaacagcggTTAAGAATGATCCTCGCCAAACAAGTTTGACCACCCTGTAAAGATACAGTAACAGGATCCATTGTTTGGGCGACACCAgttaaatttcttggttcttatATTATTAATATACTTCAGAAAAACAATGCTCAACTGGAATGTCAATATGAAGACACCTCCAGGTTAAGTTTGTGCCATACATGTTTTAGGAACTGTAAACAaacaggaaacacaaacagtggTAAGATTAAGGGTCCTCGCCAAACCAGTCAGACTACCCTGTCAAAATAACAGGATCCATTGTTTGGGCAAGCCAATCTAATTCGTTGGTTCTCGGAGAAAGGAACAACAAGGCAGAACTGGAATGCCAACATGAAGACAGGTTAAAGTCtgcaccttggtacacacagtttcagggagtgaatgaACACtcagtcagattcaagttttgtGACAGTGCTCTCTTTCCATGTTATCCTCTGAAACAGTTCAAGCTTGATTTTccctttttaaaatgttttccgATTTAAAAGCAATAATGCCCTTTTGGAATATCAACAAGGAAACACCTGATAAAATTACTGTAGAAccttaatacatgtaggtatacatTGAGAGTTTCAAGGAGTAAAAATAGTCATATTGCATAAGTGCTCTCtagtttgttttcatgttgtcctCTTATGGAATTTTTAGTTTGGAAAGATATGGTATGGCCTTACAGGTAATCCCCCACCTCAGGACACAGACCCCTCCCCCCCCATTGTGTATCTGCAGCGGGGTGACACCACAGATTGTGTACACAGTCATGTGTGCCCACGCTACTTACCTGGCAAATATTTAGCAGCGACATACCAGCTGATTATCTATAACTCCTCCTCTGACAGTTTGGTAAGCTGTGACGACCCTTAAGTACTGGTATAGACTCACTGGTCTAAAGTATTTCAAACATTGGTGTTAGCAAGCCAAATtggctttcaaaatcaaatccaATAATCTGAAAAAATCATCTTAAAATAGTTTCTTTTCCATTTCTTGCTGTGGCAGTCAAACCAGTCATTAAAGCCTAATTATTTTAAGTTCGCAACATGTTTTTATTATTCTTCCTCTGAACAAAAGGTTGGGCCAATTTTATTAAGTTACAGCAGGTGGGCCACAACAAAAAACAGTTTAAAAGGGAACCTGGTAATTTCTACTGACTCTGTAAAACAAATTAGGCCTCCTAAGAGTGCTTAGGTAGGTAATGTAAAATGTGTACTATGCAATGTCATGTGTAGTCAGTAACAATGCAAAACTCATAGTAATTGTGGACATTGTACTCGTAATCTATACCTACATAAAGCTTAGTACTGTTCATACGTTTCAATCCGCTAAGTCACTGTGTACAACGTATGGGAAAAACATCTAAATCCAATACTTAACTTCTTACTGCCTTAACTTAAGGTTTTAAGGATTAAGGAAGCTTTGCACAGACAGAAAATATCAGATTCTGATGATTATACATCAATCAGTCAGCTATGTAAACAGTGCATCTGAAATTGGATgtcaaaaaagaagaagattacTAAATAAAAAGCAAAAAAGTAAAGCATTTGACAACaaagaaaactttcaaaatacaatgtagtttgaattgaattgaatattttgaataaacaGTAACTGATTACTGCAGTTATATATACTGACCTACCTTTTTCTATGCTCTGGACTCAAAGAAGTATTTACTCCCCAGTCTCCcatatgtatgtacatagtACTGTATGATTAATTATTTAACAAGGTTCAAAATGTAAATTGGACTCCTTAATATTTTTTCGTCAGCTATAAGTCATCACATATAACTTTTTAAACTTGTGAAAAAGacaattgaaagaaaattgcaACTGGAATTTCCTTATACATGGTGACAGGACTGATGTCGCATGCCAGTCTTGAACTAGATTCGAAGTTCAATTTGGTCAAAAAGTTACAGTTCCAGACAGAGCAAAAAAGGGGCCTAGACAAAAGCTAATCAGGAGTTGACTGTCACTGTCATACAATAATGataattctacatgtatgtatatcaagAGTTGCAGCAGCAATCCTTAGCCAGTGAAATTTGACCGCCAAGCAAATTCTAAGAGAACCCTTCCCTACTGCTGACCTTCTAAACTAATAAcacaaaacacatttcttcaaaCATACAGACCCTggctgaacttgaacttgacttacCTCCCTTCAGCGGGCAGCCATGAATCTTAAGTTCCGAGTCTGAAATCTCGTGGGGCAATAAGAACGACAGTGCACTCTTCATGGTGGCGTGAGGAACCGAACCGTAACCGACAACTTAGAAACAAGACGGCAAGGATTTTCCTCGAAGTCGTACTTCCGTCACAGATAAGACGCGACCCAAGTAGGCGTGCATAATCTTCAAGTGGCTGTGATCTTAGATGATACTTTCCAGAGGGAAATGCCAACGTGTCTTCTCTTACGTTTGCTACGACGAAGCGCGAACGTCTAACCGACCAGTCTGTGCGACACACACAGCCATGTCTTACTGCACAAGAACTATCCTCTGCTTGTTGACACCAAACACAGTGCGTGCCTTGACCCCACTAGTACAACATCACACCACACACAACTACATGCAGGGAGCTGTCCCTGCATAACTCTGACTCTGACGTACAAGTCACCGCCCCGGGGGACTGATGTAGACCAGGAGTTACAAGTGGAGTACTTGGCAGTCCTTATATATGGCAGGACTTCTCTACAAGCCAAGAGTCCAGGGCAGGACAATCTCTACAAGCCAAGAGTTGGGCTACTGCAACTCTTATGTGCTGCTAAACTGTGCCTGAGGGCCACACCAACTTacttccttggttctcagacaattTGAATTAAAAATTTGGCAAGTCAACATCAAAAGATAGAGATGAGTGCAAAACTATGCATCTGACTACATGGCATTTGTAATGATTATTGTATACTTCACTTCCTAAAAGTCATatcaaagtacagactttctgCTGAGTTTTTAGTTTATATCAAATATCAGATTTGTATGATATCATACAATTCAAAGTACAATCTAACAAAAGTTCAAGAATATCAAACAGAAAGATGAGAGCAAAACTATGCATCATTAATTCTGACTAGATGTTCATGACATTCGAAAAGTATTGTTACCATTTtttaaggtacagactttcagTGTTCATGTTGAAATTCTGGTTCAGTATTTCTgttttaggctacaccaagtaatttttatggatgacgtcctttggagaccctaaatctaatgcgagagcgcaaaaaaacaaacaagaagggccgaaaaaaacaagatgcctagatttgaaatataatagtcgacgacacatgttaagacacaaattgaatgagagaacacagtgtaacaactaacaattcttttattcatcatgaaaaagcaataatttgaataaatcagttgaagttgttgtcctgtcctgtttctttcgatttgcagcactgtcgtaactcttcgATCAtggttacaggaagcggaatttctttttttttttctgggaaaagaccaaaatcaatgcgcgcgcggacgtcatccataaaaattacttggtgtagcctaaaccCGAGAACCAGCGTCTTTGCTTGGTGTGGCCCCTGTGCAGCCTGTGGAAATGTGTTGAGTATGATAAAGGGATGCCTTACCCTTGTGAAAGACTGGAATTTGGCAGCAAGAGAACAACAAACAGGAGAGGAATGTGTTAGTTTGTTTAGCCCACACAATAAAACTACCAGGCACTTTTCAATCACTCTCAAGCTGTCTCCACCCTTCATGCTGTcatggtttgaaaatgtgataaatgAGGATACACTAAGTCTTGTAGATGAGTGTGTTTGTTATAATTAGTCAGTCAGTTAGTTGGTTGGTCTGTGAAAAAACGTAACTTAAAAATAGATTTTGATATTCTTCAGTAAAAGAAAGTGATTGAATTCTAGATTAATTTTGTTCCTCAATAGATAAAATGCGTTCAGGTTACCACTAGAAGAACTAAGAAGTTAGACAATGTGGGCTAATTCTGTGTACTCTCTACACAAGACCAACTGTTATCTGATTTCTGCATGCAATAAATTTTCTTTACAGTCTACTTGATGTCCGTCCAGAACATGCTGTTAAAATTGTTTCTGGTAAATGGCCATGGTGTTAGTCCCCACCCTGACTTTGACTGAAGGAAATTATGATAAACTTGACAGGGTTTTAGGGTTTTAATTTACTTTATGTCAGTCCAGACTGTCTGCTGTTTTTCAACCTTTCCTTGACACGACTGTGTAAATTGCTAACACCACGCAAGTGTGACTGTACAGTCCCTACCCTGACTTTGTTTGAAGAAAGGCATCATCATGATTAACttgttttttaaaaaagattgcCAGGGTTTCATAGTACAATCTGTTGTAAAATTTATGCTGTACTAGATGCACTTTTCCTCAATGCCGTGTGATTGTACAGTCCCTACCCTGACTTTGACTGAAGGAAGGCATGGCTAACGTGTTTGCCAGCTGTAGTCACAGGACAGAGGTCATGTTTGCAGGTCTCGGACTCTTGGCTCATCAACCGGTCATCAACAAAGTCTTTAACTTTAAGGAGTTGGGAAGGGACAGACCAGATGGCATAGCAGGTTGGAGGGAGGACTTTTTTTGAGATTCACAATAAAAAACAGAGAAGGGTTGAAGCAGGTCAAATATTGGGCAAGGAAAGTTGAAGGATAATTTGTCTAGAAACTTGTAAACTCAGCCTTTAGAAAGGTCACAGGTACTTCACCACATTTTCTACAAGTAATGCTATTCTTTCTAGTCTACCATTGCCAGTTAATTACTTAGAAAAGTCTTtccacggggtataacgtacgtcacgggatggccagacacattcggtggtcgcagagatctatcagccgcaacgcgcagacacattcgacgcgccgcggaaaaatcagccgtccgcgcggacctatcagccgcaacgcacagacaaattcgacgccgcgcggacctatcagccgctcgcgcggaaaattcagccgtgggacagcgccatcaggtgtctcactactgccttcagagagcgctggaaaggccgcgccaaggtaggtcctccacaatttccttctctagtgtcatatagagacatcgactggtaatctaactaggcctatcaggtgccagactatcttagggtcatctggagccagaaataatcggcaggtcttcaaattaagtcgagatatagggagaacaatTCTAAATCGGTGACACgccacatcaaagttatcaaggtaaacagtggccaatgccgtattttgggtcattagaagcaaagacatcggcggttttgacgtcttttagtgtgattgggtgcccagaacaacgtaacatactctggaattgatataatatgcccacagagcgaaaatatgtggtagaagtgataccgctatataacgcccccctcccccatcctccAGTACGAACCACCACGTGTAGACATATCTTATAGCAGGATTAAAGCCATAAGAAGCGATATTGTTGTGTGaccacaaatgtaaaaccacctgttCCACCCTACAAGTCTAGCCTCCAGGAGGGAGATGTAGAACCACCTGACAAGCCATGCCTTGGGGAGGGACGGGATACCTGGTCTTCAAGtaacagcaccagtggatcccgttcaaacaccagcaccagtggatccagtGAGGGTTTAGTGTCTTTGGAAGAGTCCAACGAGTCCGATGACCTACCTGGTGTGGCTGTGCCAGCTGAAGAAATAGAAAAGGATGTCTCCTCCCCCACACGCAGGACAACAGTACAGTCTGTGTACACACATGGCAAGTGCTAAGCGAACAGTGGTTCACTAGCTGAACAAAAGCGTCGCTGCCATGGGGCTGATAtatcagtaacctccggctgagagcttgtgtaatacAGGCTAGGGGCTGATAAAGGACCAGCAATTTAGTgtgggttgtgcaataaagactTTATTCATGCTAGAGACTTTCAGGATCACTTAGTTGAATCATCCAATGAGTGCCcagtttgtcagaaagagtTTAAGTGAAGAAGCACGTGATAGTGCACTCAGATTGGGATTTTTGTGACAAATGTGGAAAGTCCTTTAAGTCATAATATAAGAAGTCCTGAAACATTATCACAGAACCCATGACAATCCCAGAGTAAAGACGTTTGTCAGTGTTACAAGTGTGAACTCAGGtttcataaaaaggaagaacttGTGTGTAATCATGCCCGAATTCTGGTTCATATGATTacatttgttgtttcacaagaagGTATAACTCATGTATAATGCACCTGTACAGTGccatattttcatctgtagtgttgtGACAATGACGGCGCCGAGACTCTGTATTTGactggttttgactttgttcttcttttttcaagagtcaatatttataaacgatcagaatactttaatttgtaatctatagcaaTAAATTAAGCTacagtgcaatatgattacaacatagtcatttgccaagtgatgtataacaagatcaagaacatggtattgcaattcagcaaatatatagTTTGTAAACAACAAGAATGAATTTAGTTATATATacctatattttgtgtgtcatttttagattaacatttcaggaGATACAGATGGTCAGTACAATGATGCAACGCTGAGATGGTCCATTACTTAAATCTGTAAATATAACAACCTGACAAAGTGTAGTCTTCATCTAAAATCATGTGCTATTTCAAACATACTGTATAGTaccaaaattgatgaataatctactcaatacatatctctattaatatagatttctacggcaaatatggagttatttgaatattccagttgtacattgtatgatttccgtTGCTTAGTGCCTTTCGTAAAAAGTGTCCTTGACGCTAGCTTGAGTAGGAGTTGATCAGAAgagttgtgtttctttctgccTGGGACTTGCTGCAGTGCTGTCATCAATGCCAATGTTATCTTCTGTTACCCATCCACCTTCAACTTCGCAATCTgtgtttgctttccaggtgcccgTTGATTTGTTTCCACACCTTTTCCGCGGATATAGTGTCAACCTAAGTCGACgagtcatttctgaaaaatgtcagggttgattacttgcagtgacacattatacctgGGTAATAGTTACACTTGCAATATAATTAACAATCTTGCGAGAAACGTATGAAATGTTCGTTGAATCATCTAAATGAGGATAATCCCTTAAAGTGACAGAAGGTATTCCCCGCATATGGCCAAAATCAATCGAGGCGACAAAGACACTATTGCCTGTTAATGCTTACTATACTACTGCATGTATAAGATATGGGCCGTAACGTTACtagaaaatggggaggggggcgttatatagcggtatcacttctaccacatgttttcgctctgtgggcatattatatcaattccagagtatgttacgttgttctggacacccaatcacactaaaagacgtcaaaaccgccgatgtctttgcttctaatgacccaaaatacggcattggccactgtttaccttgataacTTCGATGTGGCATGTCACCGAtttagaactgttctccctatatctcgacttaatttgaagacctgccgattatttctggctccagATGACCCTtagatagtctggcacctgataggcctagttagattaccagtcgatgtctctatatgacactagagaaggaaattgtggaggacctaccttggcgcggcctttccagcgctctctgaaggcagtagtgagacacctgatggcgctgtcccacggctgaattttccgcgcgagcggctgataggtccgcgcggcgtcgaatttgtctgtgcgttgcggctgataggtccgcgcggacggctgatttttccgcggcgcgtcgaatgtgtctgcgcgttgcggctgatagatctctgcgaccaccgaatgtgtctggccatcccgtgacgtacgttataccccgtgctTTCTAAAACCAGCTTTAAAGTTCCATTCCAACAATGGCTAAAAACTGTAGCAAATTATTGAGGAGGTGGTGCATGAACTTTCTGATCCATTCTGGTATTAAGCTCCAAAACTGACATCTCCACACTATGGGTATATCTTTTTTTACAACTTCGAACTTTAGAAAACTTTATTTCACAATCAAATTTGGATCATGATAATTGCAATTTTACAAGTCCTTAAACCGTATAAATCTTTGGCTTTACAATTCTAGAACTACATTACGACGTATCTACACAGCTGTGATCCATACCTTTTGGTTTCTCCCCCATGTTTCGCACCATGTTGTAGAATCCTCGACTGCCCTTCAGATCAGCCTCCAGTAGCCAAGGCTCGGAACGGGAGCGGCGATTCTTCACTTTCTGTTTGGCGGACGGGGTGTAGCTGTCGCAGTCGTCAGATATCTCATCCTCACTGCTGCTTGTACACGGAGAACTGcactggtcctcttctgagtcTAACAACAGGGAAAGTACAACATCGTTAgatacacgtacacgtacatgtacatgtatctcatccTCACTGCTACTGGTACAGGGGGAACTGCACTGGTCGTCTTCTGAATCTAACAACAGGGAAAATAGATTACATCGTTAgatacatgacttttttttttggtacacTTATCTCATCCTCACTGCTACTGGAACAGGGGGAACTGCACTCCTCTTCTGAGTCtgagatgaagaaaaaaacatgtcattCGAACCTAAGACTTTTATTTTTGGATGAGCTTTTATTTGGCCATCTAGATCTACTACTACATATGTCATGCCATGTGTACGttcaatttttatttttgtatactcacaaataattgttttgtatgaaaatgaaatcatgAACCCTTGTCATAAATTATACCATGGACTGGAAGTTGTAATGTGTTTATGTGGCAAATATCCAAGACTTAATCATGTGCCTGTGTTGTGCTGGACAGGTGTCTTAACAATATCAAATCGAAAGAtgagtcatgtacatgtattcatcaatatcattacaatcatcTCTTAGAACCTTCCAGAAATGTTTTGGCAGGTTTTACGAGGAAATGATCTGACCACAAATCAGCTGACAGAAATTCTAGAGTTGAAATCAAAACTGTTGCATTGGCAATTATTCTTTTAACATTCTGACCAACTTCCAtatcatttactgtaaatgtagacatgttcgcggtggttttatttgcaCAGTTTTttgcggcgactgtttcaccgcaaacttacatgtaaagccatgcaaacatttttctccaaaactgtaacagtatgtgactatagcactgccgcgaactaatactagtaacaccaccgcaaacactccagttTCGCCTTGGCAAGAAATAAAAAtgacgtgaacttaaatgcatttacagttattaAGTTTCTAAAGAATTATGGCAAACTTATCAGAACTCTTAGACCTAGATTTTGCAGCACAAGACTCCAGGCTGACGGTTACGGTGACCTTTTGAAGGTCATGAGGTCATGTTTGCCATTTAGGGTACATCCAACGTTAAATCAGAATTATCATAAAATCAGTATGATACCTTGTACCTTCTTTGATAGGTGAACACTGTCTGAAGAAAGCGATTACAATGTCTGCTCATTTCTTAACTTCAAACATTCTGTGGCAAAGATGTAATTACCCTTTGAAATGTAGGAATTCCCCATTGACGTTGGTTATTCTTATGCAAATGAACAGGTAGTGCAGGTCTGTGCTTTATTATCTATCTAGCCTGACTTGCATTTAGTGTGCACAAACACCTGTTGATCCACCGCCCAGCAAAAAGTGCAAGTCAAAGTATTTTCCTTGGTAAAGATAATCACTGATTTCTGCATGTTGTAACattattttgttatatttattgtatgattatgatattgtatgatatatgatatcgCCAAAGGTTGAACTTAAAAGGTGGTTAGACATCCATTCCAAGTAATAatatatgcaaggtaacagttactcaagcaactggaaagatTTTGAAAACCATCCAAACTGGACAGAactttccaaaatctatccagttgcttcagtaactgttaccttgcataatAGCGAtgcgctcgttctcatttaaatgtacacattttgtaacttgcgttaccgtttgaagtaagacgttctcGACGTTAAGATTTGCCaaatataaggtgccaaactgtcgtttttatgacgacttaaaacttttctggcttttattaaaaacaacagtttaccatcttatatgtggcatatcttaatgtcagaaacatcttacttcaaacggtaacggaagttacaaaatgtgtacatttaaatgagaacgagcgaatgATGTCATGGTAATAGTTTCCTTGAATCATTCCTCTGGTATTGTCATGAGGGATTTAGtaggaactagagttccacgacctcataccttcgccaaatgatttgaacctttatgactgacgtgttaggagtgtctctcatcaattataaatcatactagttgatcgtcttcacccaaataacaaacgttgtccaaagtataagcttaacaaagaaggttatgctaacatcatcaattatgcaaatgaggtccttatcagcataatttgattcaactatgttcaccttcacataacttccaaatgccacaactgtgaaattgtcatcatttacctgtatggaaataacatagttactcattaattatgcaaataaggcctacaattgcatattttctatctatcaacatccctctcttcctcagttacaaatgtcacatattt contains the following coding sequences:
- the LOC136434714 gene encoding uncharacterized protein; translation: MSTDTAPEAKVSSPPEKERASRHSSLDRLKKQRIAEKAAYFAERKRASTCADFRTRTDTGAIRDSCVAEEQLSDSEEECSSPCSSSSEDEINSEDDQCSSPCTSSSEDEIHVHVRVRVSNDVVLSLLLDSEEDQCSSPCTSSSEDEISDDCDSYTPSAKQKVKNRRSRSEPWLLEADLKGSRGFYNMVRNMGEKPKVPPKPQLLSYRRLDDSVARPQRPHSKSLPGSHDALLQRSSNHNRAPPAVPPKPTRKKTPPKVPEKPRALSRSFNGSSKITTALHNGRSASVSPKVIRASTRRDNSGAAQNGGSICRELRTPLESVLPRFAVKSPPLSPQRDGNSVSMEPGTFTRDGLWERKVTSVVVNKDGTLSNGKLLGSQPYAGLDRTAVDTADTWPKTATSKTSAKGRVTELARMFDNAGQTNTLPRSEHISTENSSICPSPMTKERKRSSSDSGYPRLSEADSTWSTNI